taacTGGGACAAAATGGGCAAAATAGGTTGATTGCTGAGAAACAGTCTTAGGTACAGTACAGAAAGCATTAGGATATTATTAAATATTTAACACGAGTCTTCCTGTTTTCAACATGCTTTACAAAAATTTGCCTCGCAGTGGAATGAAACCATAAAGCTCTTCCGTGGGGGCATGCCATTGAGAAGACACTGGGCACACTTCCGTATCTATGACACCAGCTTCACAGGCTCCGAGGCCATTGATTGGCTGCATGAGATGCTGCGGCGGAACCATAACTTTGGGCCAACGGTGACTCGATACCAGACCCTACAGCTTCTCAGAAAGTTCCTGAAGAATCACATTATCGAAGACATCAAGGGCCGCTATGGGAATGAAGACTTTGAGGACAGTGGCCAACTCTACAGGTGATGTTCTCTTAGGATATCTGAATGCAATCTTGTATTTCCTTCATATAGCCGATCAATAAAGTGGCTGCATTTTGAAACCACTGTCATATAAATTATATGCCCTTTGTTCTTATGCCATTGTCTTCCTCCTGTCCAATAGATTCCCTCCACTATCGCCCCTGAAACCTGTGCCCCAGAGACTCCCAGTGACAGAGCTCAATGACGTGCCCCGGCTGATCCGCTGGGATGATTATGAGGAGCTGCCTCAGCAGGAGAACCTACTCAGAAAGCCTCAAGCGCTGGTTAGAGTAGCCATGGTCTCTAAATTCTCAGTTTTGAAGATCAGTACAATGTGTGACAAATGTGGGGGGCATAacactgtttatttattttgttatcAATCAGAACTCTGAGTCCTGGAATAAGAGGCACAGCATTGCCATTGGGGAAGTGCCCGAGTGCAAACTCATACGCAGGAGAGAAATCACACCCAAACAAATGGACCGTATCTGGAAGTCAATGACTATAGCACAGTAtgcacttcctccctctcatgCTTCCGTGTATACCCTTTCAGTGTCCTGATGTTAGTACTCCTGGTCATACTCAATACCATTTTTTTGCCAGCTGTTTTATAACAACCTTTGTGTCAGTTTGCAGAGAGTGCTGGGTTTGAAGTCAATGGACGGAGTGCTGGACGGAAGATATGTAAATGCCGAGCACATCAATCACAATGTGTCCAGTGTCAACCTGACGGGAATAGTTGTCCTGAAAAACAAAGCAGGTAACTACCAGAGCCTGATTTACAAACCATGTGTACAAAAATATGTGTGTTGACTGTTTAGTGAATTAGGGCTATTTGTGCCTTGATTTTGGTTCGTATTATCCTGATTTGTGGCTGTTGAAGTGgtggataaaaaaaaagtgttaatCAACATTAGGATTAGTTTTGTATGTCATgatcagggttctaaattaacacccgccaaatgcgggttaaaattaATTTTGGtgggtgttaataaaaactcactagccagtttggccggtgatacatgttctcggcatggttctcggtcatttatccccctggcagtacttcctaagtttcccatgaacactgtgccgtaatgctacgtgacaaCGTTTTATACacccattggctgcgcgcagttgaagtgaaaccggcgcgagaaaccgtggaaacgaacggagcatccaccagaaaacacaaggaagaagtaaaacgaagcatagcggatcataggaggtaataagagctagctagagtagtaaagtaaagtaaaaagttaacttaatgcggcggtggttaggacaaacttctgggggcgagaagaggaacgaggcaggggatgaggatattgatagcactagagaaacgaagaaaataaaatgtaatgcaAAATGGCTGgcgggtcgggaatggcttgtgtttgacaatgaaaatgttgtcatgttttgtaaggattgccgcatgtagtctacacataagaaaaattatgttgcttactgacacagtcttcTATAATGTAAATGCACTGTTattaataaagagtatattaggtcagtttaattactgcctgcttaggacaaaacgttactgtaaatgcatgggcaggagtcaatctcatgacgcgaatggacgttttagccatttacaataaatcgtgtccttacttagtcacctgttggtgatttcacattcccttgcatcatacttctgttcttcattttacttcattttctgtgtttttcatgccaacaatgttaataaaatgatcaaatgcattcagtgaaactcataattgttcttattttcaccggaaagaatttggctagtgggAATTCTcacattggctggtgatcaaaaaagttaatttagaaccctggtcaTGATTATAAATGGCAACTTTTTTGTGGAAGCATGACTTTGCTTTCCATTGTTGCCTGCAATACACTATGAAATATATAGCAGATTTTATAAATGAGATTATAAAATAGATATTTAAATTGGTTATTTACTGTACTTGCTTGCATATGAACTTGTATTAAACTCTCAAatttttccctctttctgcaTTACCAGACGACATGCCCTATTGGGTTCTGTCAGCTATGAAATGCCTTGCCAACTGTGAGTATGAATAGCCCAACGATTATAAACAGTCAACATAAAAGCAACAAAACTTCATTTTGGTTGTGTTCGAAAATGCTCAACGACATTGTATTGCACACTGTAAACCTTGCCCCATTTCAAATAAACGGTGGCCATTGGTCCATCCAGATTTGGTTTGGGGGATATCTGTTTGAATGGGAAGGTGGCCAGACCCATCTGCCAGAGCAAATAAAGCATGAGCTTGCAGATTAATCTGGTCCCCAGGCTAGGCTTCATCCATTACCGTTTATCATGGCAAAAATTCATTATGTCCGTACATATTTGAATATTTCTCTTCTCCACCCCAGGGCAGAATGAGGGTGAGACTAGACAGCCCATGTACCCAGGCTTCGAGAGAGATGTCTTGAGGACCGTGGCCGAGTATTTCCAGAGACTAAAGGAGCCGCTGTTGACCTTTCACCTCTACGAAGTTTTTGTCAACATACTCAGTGAGTGTTGcatgataataaaaaaaaataattatactcggtgtttcccacagaattaCATTCTATTTGTGGTGGTAGGCCATATGTTGTCAACATTAGGGAGCTCAACAAGTAATGTGAGCACACATAGTGCGCAAGCAAATTGTTTTCACGGTAATTTGTGCTCATtttttggagctttatgtaatagaAATATTACGTTGGagtcatattgttatatttgatgAATgaagcgccacgatcggctgtTCACAGTAGACGCACATTTTAcgtgccggtcaccaagcctttcaccttctctgagctttcctttttcacatgtaaagctgacatggtacataaacatggcataggctatattttGGCAACTTGTTATTCCAACAGCCGTCGCAACATCATCTCAAcataacgcctgggacacactggttgCGAATCGCCCTGAAGCGCCACGATCGGTTACGAATGGCGCGAGGTTGTTCACACGGCGCGCATTTCTCGGCACCGGTCACCAAacctttcaccttctctgagctttcctttttaaCATTGAAAGCAGACATAAACATTGCATAGGCTTTATTTAGGAAACTTGCTGCTCCAACAGCCATTGCAACAACATCCCAACGTAATGTGGCAACATTTGTCTTTTTTGCCGTAGGCTAGTCTTCAGGGCCGGCCAGACCCAATGAACAAACTAAACATTCGTTTAGGGTCCCGTGATTGGTTTGGGGCCCCCCCAAAAACTAAAGTTGGCATTCAAAAGGGCCCCATACACAATTTTTGTTCAGGGCCCCCAAAACCCTAGGGCCGGCCCTGCTTGTCTTTGTAAAATAAGCTATAGTGCTGTGGGTcatacaactccatgtaggcctatgctaCTCAACTTTGATTATTAACTTTGCATCATCAATCTTCCAAAATTTCTCAGCTGGTTTGTGATGTAaggcagggtttttcctgggtcaaaatgggtcttcggtgctccaaaaaaaaaatatatgttttcttttttctaatcaatgtatttattcccaggtgttttgcaccccccccccccccccccccctgtaatagtctaatagctaatgtaatattgcacatattgcacctatttcccctaaagcaacaaggttaggctacttaaagacaccttacactcataaagtatgctctaaatggcataaatgctgccaattaataattgacgtaacaacttattgtaaatggtcagtagtagcctagcctatcgattaaggtaggccactctgaagcatgtacactacctgcttcatttgatcttgataggctaagtattctgtagcaaataataacaataaacccactttttattaattaaaactacttcagcacctaaaatacaaacctgagcaagggcagcaatcgctatcaaatcaacagacaatttagctagcaggggaagaatgcaaacaacgaaaatcaccagttaacttgatttaaatttgcaagaactatacagggctctcaagttttgaagacaggcaagagtgacatttcccctcccccagcccccccccccactcaaaatgtattaattaattaatagctttttacctgacatctttgaaaggcagcaatgattaatgcatccatggccaggatataatgataaagtatgacatgattttaaaagtcacctataacatcgactatgcaaaacacttaaatgtatttagtgataataaaattattaagcctatttcgaaaaatatgtttataatgtgacaatatgtcagtcatcgtgtgataacgaaaatatgactaggcctaCACTCAGGGGCGATtttaggatcagacctttaggggtgctcagcccccaatgacaatgtgacatgaatacagtgccttgcaaaagtacaaaacccccttgctaataacaggcatgcaaacaggtcaagggtgaaaaaggtgagaaggatacggcgaacccccgaccctctaggggggtccgggggcatgGTCCCAATTGattacattttaaagttaaacgcatgaatctggtgcactttgagagcaaaattaagagatctatgtagaatctgtgctcttgtaaacaatgtcatgttcttttaaccataaagacattttttgtaagcattggttccagagccagttgtaatGTTGGGAAGCAtgggtaaaatgctgtgttggccacgGTCACAAATCACTAGGTTACCCATTTTGATTTCAaaaaggtgaggagtttgcatgcctgtaaataaatccctaatttcactggataacaattcatacatttatgtattattatgcaaaatattgaatgaatgaaaaaactaaggatgtcccttcatgaactttttaattattattcttTAAAGGGGTGcttcagcacccctaaaaaaagGTCTAATCGCCACTGCCTAGACTACTTGTTCTGtacaggtgttgtcagtgaacaggctgtaaaaccgTTGGTTTAGTTacagacactcatgaaaaactgatgctaattatctgggaaacattttctaagttgtcattgtttgtgttaaacaagttgtgaattagttgtaacattaaaacaggagatcatgacttactctgtgctcaaagtgatgctcgagctccagtggtttccTCTCTAGGTGAACAAAACTTTCAGAAGacgttgtagcagaatcacgtgAACAATTCCAGAATATGatttttttccattggttgttgcgttaaatcttacccagatacaatagtGGTATTTTCTGATTAGCTATTGTGtagaccttttctttttttggattgggtgataagtggcaggctcaactaagaactccaggggagactcgcttgattcctgccggttccatagtgagagagGCGCAGCCAGAGAAATTTTGTTTGGgcgctgcggcatattaaatatattataaatagtttttccgcctgagaaatacaatgtgtggtgggagtgcgtgacaaaagaccgaaatgagtgactgtcacgctcaatgcgtgacaaTTGAGAGCCCTGACTAAAGatttatacaataacaggcttaacaagcaatctcaactgcggtgtgaagtgcgtgtccgtgcaattctccgacaagcactctaacaatcaatgctgatagacggcctaaaatgttgtacagcctgatttctgataccgtggtggcagaaatgtagccatagagggaacactgcactatatattatcattccaggttaagaataccaatggaggctgcgttggaaatcgtaaatcaaacttttgtcagcattttgagtggaaatttcatttgcatttgtacaggtgtattcgtgcacgtcgggctggccctcgcagcggaacgacagtttactggccgctctgtccattcgcgcacctcaaagttgcgtattgatcagacaagaagacacgcttatcaactcgattactattgatcaaaacagaacgagggttcggctgtagcctacttgaaacatactattgagaacatattcgctgacatgcattgcacgcgtgatgaacacagctttaaaaaaaaaaaaaattagcgCAGACTTTtgtttgcctttggcgctcgggatttgtcattggcgctcgggaaaacggctttggcgcgcgccaaaattttctctatgcaggaaaaaccctgaaaGGTTTTGGTGTATCTTTTTTTTGAGTGTATGCCAGCTCGTCTATCTCGCTCTTAAACACACTGTTTAGAAACAACTCACTAATATGTTGGCTTGACAGTCAACATAATCAtcaaccttttttttatgtttacattttgagaaTTACAACTAACGTAATACAATTTtaggtaacactttagaataatggtccgttgttaacgagtagttatgcaggaagtaataggtagtactaCATTAACACCGGATTTgatactattaactaatatggaaccaaggttaactaagcagtaagtaatagctaATTTACTACAAAGGTAGTTCTTTGGTAGGTATTTGGTTATTACTAAatacatatatcctcattgagaactacttgtgaactatgaccaattaagaaagaataaccaattaattactaatcacaaaagtaacttgtctaaaaagtgaacaattcGTTTTTTTTCACTCTGAACATGGTCAAATAGCATCAAATAggttctttgtggaaaccagtttatgaatattatatcCCCCCAAATACGTAGCTACAGGTTGAGATTGTGACTTCTCTTACCAAAGGATGGATGTATGTTCTCTGTTTATTTCAAACTTAAACATGgtataatacaaataatgattaatttgttttaaaaaaattataattgtgAAGTGATGCTGACACGCTCATGATTGGATTAGTTCACTATTATGAGCTCTTGAGTGTCAGTTCAATATATCTCAGACTCCAAAGACCTACCTTTATGTTACAGTATCCATCTGAGGAGGACTTCTCTTTAGGATATTAATATAAACATGTTTtcttgtcaaaaacaatttgcATCCTGCATTTATGTTGCGATAAGCGCAAAACCACATCTTCCAGATTACAATGCTTGTTAGAATATCACTAGTGCCTCACAGTATGTGTATAAATATAAAATTAGACTTATATTACTTGTGAAAACCTTGTGAAaactcctcactaattactcaagcattaccttgtcatcctgcaggaattacttgtgatgtggaccattattttaaagtgaaaaacatgttaactcATCACTAATTACTTAAGCGTTACCTTGTCATCCTGCAGGAACTACTTGTGATGTGgaccattattttaaagtgacaaacatgttaactcctcactaattactcaagCGTTACCTTGTCATCCCGCTGTAATCTGGACCATTATTTcaaagtgaaaaacatgttacCTCGCAAGATCTACAACATAAAACAACTGCAGATTGGGCAACATTTCTTTTATTATATGCACTGGTAGATTTCCATGAAATCGTAAAAGAAAATCCTACTTAATGCAAAAATGCACATGGGCATGCAAGAATAAAGCACTTTGTAAAATAAGTCTGAAAAAAACATTCTTTGTTTGGCACAATGATGAAACCTAGAATTTAAAGAAAAATGATGAAACTAGAATTTAAAGAAAAATTCTGTATTTTGAATGAAACATTCAACACATTCAACAAACTGATGAAAAACTGAGTCAAACATAATGGCTAAATAAGTATTAAGTAAGTAACGCTACATGCCTAACCCAAACCAACGTATAACGTTAGGCCTATACTCACTCTGAGTATAGCATTGGCCCCTACTACGAAATACAACAGCAACACAATTCCAAAGGGATGAAAATGATGAAGGAAGAAATAACAAATGGCCCAATTCAGAGAACAGGAACATGGCCCAAAACGCTAGCTACAGTTGTTGCTAGCTGTAAAGCCAGGCTAGCTGTCGACTAGCTTGTAAAAAGTCCCATTCATACAAACTGTATATTATTGCAATCGAAATTCGCACTAATTACACAATTCGAAATTCGCACTAATTCTAGCCTACAATTCGAAATTCGCACTAATTCTAGCCTACAAT
This is a stretch of genomic DNA from Osmerus mordax isolate fOsmMor3 chromosome 20, fOsmMor3.pri, whole genome shotgun sequence. It encodes these proteins:
- the depdc1b gene encoding DEP domain-containing protein 1B, with protein sequence MEGKVIGPGPYRATKLWNETIKLFRGGMPLRRHWAHFRIYDTSFTGSEAIDWLHEMLRRNHNFGPTVTRYQTLQLLRKFLKNHIIEDIKGRYGNEDFEDSGQLYRFPPLSPLKPVPQRLPVTELNDVPRLIRWDDYEELPQQENLLRKPQALNSESWNKRHSIAIGEVPECKLIRRREITPKQMDRIWKSMTIAHLQRVLGLKSMDGVLDGRYVNAEHINHNVSSVNLTGIVVLKNKADDMPYWVLSAMKCLANWQNEGETRQPMYPGFERDVLRTVAEYFQRLKEPLLTFHLYEVFVNILSLLQQREMALDALQVCCLLLPPENRRRLKLLLRLMARICQNPALPPLNDTIATPTLMVQTFSRSILRSADEVDLDELLATKLVTFMMENHEDVLCVPHSLHRQVEGHLSHLRRVQIKYLGADADSSMVSPAYCRQISRAEFEEQRVSGSQGPLQELLEGLVADRGLSAMDKRKRLKQFQRSYPDIYRRRFPTAQSEAAVLPEKERGLRLKPQLMFLALKKPLQPFQRSWSFRA